The Desulfurella sp. DNA window CTAAATTTGTGAGTTTGTCAAGAGGTGAGAAGGGAATTTAATAAAAAAAATAAAAAATCTTTTTAAAAACAATTTATATTGAAATTTTTAACAATATAGCGTATACTAAAAGCAAAAAATGGAGGCATAAAAAATGAAAGAAAAAGTTATTGCGAAAGTAAAAAAAGAAAATGATAAATTACATTTGACATGCGAGGCTTTTGGTATCAGTGAGTACTGCATAGATGAAGAACAGGCAAAGGCAATTGTTGAATCAAAGGCACCAAAAGATGTTGAAATTGAATGGGTAAAAGACTACATTGAAAAAGATAAATAAGATTTGCACTACATACCAGCTTTTTTAATTATTTGTGTATTTGCCTTAAGTTTAGTTAAAAAAATAGGCAAATTTACTATACATATCTGGCAAATTGCAATTATTGCTGCGTTTCTTTGTATTATTACAAATCAAATCAGTTTAAAGGTAGCATTTTATTCAATAAATTTTGATGTAATATTTTTTTTGTTTGGTATGTTTTGTATTGGTGTATCTATAGAAAAAAGTGGCCTTGCAAAGTTTTTTACCAACTATACTTTGAAATATATTAAAAATATTGACAGCTTACTTCTATTTGTAATTTTATTTTGCGCTGTAAGCAGTGCCTTTTTAATGAACGATACCATTGCTGCAATTGTAGCTCCAATTATTCTTACATTTGCAAAAACTTTGCAAGTTAATGTAAAAAAACTACTCCTTGTAAGCATGCTTGCAATAACAATTGGTGCATGCGCAAGCCCCATAGGAAGTCCACAAAATATATTAATTGTAAGCCATATGTCAGTAAATCCATTTCTTTTGTACTCTAAGTACCTTGTTTTGCCAACAATTCTCAATTTAGTTTTGCTTTTTTTGTATGCTAAATTTAGTTTTGAACAAAAAACTCTATACCCGCAAAATAAAATTGTAAAATTAAATGACAAAAATCTTGCTGTGCTTTCAATTTACGCAATTGTTGTTTTGGTATTTTTAGTTTTTTTAAAGGCTTTTTTTATTGAAGATATGCCTTTGATTTATATTTCATTAATACCTGCTACAATTGTCCTTTTACATAAAAAAAGATTTACAATTATAAAGAATGTTGATTATAAAACACTGGTTTTTTTTATTGGACTTTTTATTCTAATAAAAGCTTTCTGGAATTCAAATATTTTACAGGATTACATTTTAAGCTCACATATTAACTTAACCTCAACATATGTCATATTTGCTCTCACAACAATCGCCAGTCAATTTGTTTCAAATGTTCCTCTCGTAACGCTTTATCTGCAGGTTTTTTCATCTTATCATTTAAGCTGGCAACCATATCTTGCTTTATCTGTTGCAAGTTCAATTGCTGGAAATATTTTCTTGCTTGGTGCTGCAAGCAATATTATAGTTGCTCAAAATTTAGAAAAATACACAAATCAAACCATCACTTCTTTTGAGTTTTTTAAATATTCAATAATAATTACCGCTATAAATGTTTCCGTTTATTTAGCTGTTTTTGCGATAATTTAATGCGAATTTCAAGCTAAAAGTGCTTTTAGCTTGACAGAACCCATTTTTTTAAGCACTGAGATTCTTCGTCTTGCCAGACTCAGAATGACGAATGGAGCAGCGAGTGCGCCAAGCGAAGCGAAGTTAGTGTCATTGGCAAGCGTTAGCGCGTCATTCTGAGCGCAAGCGAAGAATCCCCTACCACTACTTAATCAAATGAGATTCTTCGTCTTATCAGACTCAGAATGACAAGCCACAAATCGAATAGAGACTTTTTTCGCTTTGCAAAAAATTATAAATTTTAAGCGTTCATATTCTGTTAATGTTGCATAAGTATAGTGTATTTTAAGATTTAAAATGGAGGTGTGTTTATGAAAAACACAAAAAAATTAGCGGCTTTGGCTCTTGGAGGTTTATTACTTGCTACATCTGCAGCAGGTATTGCAACAGCTAGCTCTCAACTAAATGGTTCAATCAAAATTACTCAAGACAATGAGGCCAACTATGCAAACCTAGCTAGTGTTAATATCGATCAAGCTGTTGCAAGTGCACTAAAGGCACAACCAGGTCAAGTCATTAAAGCAGGGTTAGAAAACGAGGATGGCTATTTAGTATGGGGAATAGAAATTGCATCAAACAACCAGATTCATGAAGTTAAAGTTGATGCAAAAAATGCCAAAATTTTAAAAATTGAAAAAGACCAGACAGACTCTCAAAAAGAAGGCATTGAAGAAAACGATTAATTGTTTTTTGGGGACGCCTGTCCCCTTTTTTTCTTGAAAAATAAAAAAAGATGGGTTATTATGACAAAAATGAGAATTTTAATTGTTGAAGATGAAAAAACTCTGGCTAATTTGATAAAACAAGGATTTGAAGAAGAAGGTTTTGCTGTTGATGTAGCATACGACGGTGAAGATGGCCTTTTTTTTGCACAAAACAATATATACGATTGCATAGTACTTGATATTATGCTTCCTGTAATCGATGGAATAACTATTCTAAAAAAACTGAGAGAACAAAACAATTCAACGCCAGTAATTATGCTTACTGCCAAGGATACAATAAAAGATAAAGTGCTTGGTTTAGATAGTGGATCGGATGATTATCTTACAAAACCTTTTTCTTTTGAAGAATTATTGTCTCGCACTAAAGCGATTATAAGGCGCAGGTATGCAACTTCAAGTCCAATAATAATAATTGATAATCTTGAAATTGATACAGCAAAAAAAACTGTCAAAAGGGCAAATATACAAATTGATCTTTCTGCAAAAGAATACGCCCTACTTGAATATTTGGCTGTAAATAAAAATAAAGTTATCAGTCGCTCAAATATAATTGAACATCTATACAATGAAGAATTTGATTTAGATAGCAATATTATAGATGTATTTATAAATAGAATTAGAAATAAAATTGATAGAAATTTTGATAAAAAGCTAATTCATACAATTCGTGGCATGGGATACGCTTTAAAAGAGTGAATTCTATAAAATTTAGGCTATTTGTATATTATTGCGCAATATCGTTTGTAATCTTTGGCATACTTGGTGTATTTTTATACTTTAGCCTTGAAGACATAGTATTAAAATCAATAGATAACGCTCTAATGACAAAAGCAAAAGCTATTGCAACACTCCTTAGCGAAGACAAAGGTATTAATTTTAAATTTTCCGATGAAATATTAAAAGAATATTCAAAACATTCAAAACATTATTTTCAAATTATACAAGGTTCAAAAATTGTAGAAAAATCTGCATCGCTTAATGGCGAAAGCCTCCCAGTTGTGACAGAAATTAAAACTGTTAATTTTAAAAATGAACCAGTTCGTATAGTACCTTTTAGCTTCAAAATAAACAGTAAGCAATTTACAATTGAGTGCGCACAAGATATTGATGACAAAATTGACTTGCTTCAAACCTACCTTGGTATCCTTTCTATAGCTATTGTGGTGGCAATAATCTTGAGTGCTTTTGGTGGTTTAATCGTAGTAAATGCCATGTTAAAGCCACTCAAAAAAATATCTTTAACGATAAGCAAACTTTCAGAATCCAACCTATCAAAAAGTCATATTGATGAAAATGTAGCCAATGAGTTAAAACCACTAGCAATAGCGTTTAACAAAACATTTGCAAGATTGGACAATGTTTTTAATAAACAAAAACAATTTGTAGCAGATGTTTCTCATGAATTAAAAACACCTTTAAGTGTAATACTTATGGAAACAGAAATGGCTTTAAGAAAACAGCGAAAGATAGATGATTATATAAATACAATAGATCAAATAAAAAATAGTGCTCTACACATGAAAAATATTATAGATACACTTTTAAAACTAATTTCAATAGAAAATACAAAACTTTTAGAAAAGAAAACTTGCGACATAAAAGAAATAATCAAAAAATCTATCTTTCTTTCAAAACAACAATTGGATAAAAGAAATATTGGTTTAAAAATTAATGGAGAAACTTTTTTTATAGAGGCAGATGAAACTCTTATAACGGAAGTTTTTTTAAATCTAATAGATAATTCAATAAAATATAATAAAGAATCTGGCATTATAGATATCAATATTGATGCATCTAAAAAAATTGTTGAAATAATAGATAGTGGAATTGGTATAGAAAAAGAAGCGCTCGATAAAATTTTTGATAAATTTTATCGAGCGGATCCTTCAAGATCAAAAACAATTGAAGGCTTAGGTCTGGGCCTAAGCCTTGTTAAAGAAATTTTAGATTTACACAAGGCAAAAATTAAAGTCGAAAGTAAGCTAAATGCTGGAACAAAAGTAACGATTTTTTTCTAAAAATCATATTGTGCACTCAAAAAAAGCTGTCTTGCTCTGGACGTTGTTATATGTTTTGATTGATTGTAGTATTGTGTAGAAAATAGATCGTATTCTAATCTTAGCGTAGTGGATTTTGTCAGGTTATAGCTAATGCCTAAAAACTTGCCGTCAGCTGATTGTATAGATTGGTTTGAGCTATTTAGGTCATTCATGAAATTGAGTTTATCAAAACCTCCATACAACCCACAATAATCATTAATGGCATAATTTGCCTCTATGTTGTAAGCTCTAAAACGCCTTGCTGTATTTGCGCTTGAATAACAGCTTGGCACTTCAGTTTCGCTTTGAGTATCACCTGATTCAATAAGCCCAACATAGTTTGTTGCACCTTTGCCATAAACAAACTCAGAT harbors:
- a CDS encoding SLC13 family permease, with amino-acid sequence MHYIPAFLIICVFALSLVKKIGKFTIHIWQIAIIAAFLCIITNQISLKVAFYSINFDVIFFLFGMFCIGVSIEKSGLAKFFTNYTLKYIKNIDSLLLFVILFCAVSSAFLMNDTIAAIVAPIILTFAKTLQVNVKKLLLVSMLAITIGACASPIGSPQNILIVSHMSVNPFLLYSKYLVLPTILNLVLLFLYAKFSFEQKTLYPQNKIVKLNDKNLAVLSIYAIVVLVFLVFLKAFFIEDMPLIYISLIPATIVLLHKKRFTIIKNVDYKTLVFFIGLFILIKAFWNSNILQDYILSSHINLTSTYVIFALTTIASQFVSNVPLVTLYLQVFSSYHLSWQPYLALSVASSIAGNIFLLGAASNIIVAQNLEKYTNQTITSFEFFKYSIIITAINVSVYLAVFAII
- a CDS encoding PepSY domain-containing protein; the encoded protein is MKNTKKLAALALGGLLLATSAAGIATASSQLNGSIKITQDNEANYANLASVNIDQAVASALKAQPGQVIKAGLENEDGYLVWGIEIASNNQIHEVKVDAKNAKILKIEKDQTDSQKEGIEEND
- a CDS encoding response regulator transcription factor, whose translation is MRILIVEDEKTLANLIKQGFEEEGFAVDVAYDGEDGLFFAQNNIYDCIVLDIMLPVIDGITILKKLREQNNSTPVIMLTAKDTIKDKVLGLDSGSDDYLTKPFSFEELLSRTKAIIRRRYATSSPIIIIDNLEIDTAKKTVKRANIQIDLSAKEYALLEYLAVNKNKVISRSNIIEHLYNEEFDLDSNIIDVFINRIRNKIDRNFDKKLIHTIRGMGYALKE
- a CDS encoding ATP-binding protein — its product is MNSIKFRLFVYYCAISFVIFGILGVFLYFSLEDIVLKSIDNALMTKAKAIATLLSEDKGINFKFSDEILKEYSKHSKHYFQIIQGSKIVEKSASLNGESLPVVTEIKTVNFKNEPVRIVPFSFKINSKQFTIECAQDIDDKIDLLQTYLGILSIAIVVAIILSAFGGLIVVNAMLKPLKKISLTISKLSESNLSKSHIDENVANELKPLAIAFNKTFARLDNVFNKQKQFVADVSHELKTPLSVILMETEMALRKQRKIDDYINTIDQIKNSALHMKNIIDTLLKLISIENTKLLEKKTCDIKEIIKKSIFLSKQQLDKRNIGLKINGETFFIEADETLITEVFLNLIDNSIKYNKESGIIDINIDASKKIVEIIDSGIGIEKEALDKIFDKFYRADPSRSKTIEGLGLGLSLVKEILDLHKAKIKVESKLNAGTKVTIFF